A window of Lacibacter sediminis contains these coding sequences:
- a CDS encoding DsbA family protein, giving the protein MQPILIYCYDAYCGWCYGFSPVIKKISEAYQQKLHCEVLSGGMILPEQPVHIRVTAGYIQEAYKTVEDYTGIKFGEDYLWHIKNPEESDWFPSSEKPAIALSIFKELFPEQQAQFASDLQYSLHYEGRDLTDNEAYRHLLEKYNIDADDFYIRLKSEEYKEKAYYEFQLCKQLQVTGFPQVLIQVTETKFHLLARGYTDYDTLSKRIDLVLTEIENHSYN; this is encoded by the coding sequence ATGCAACCGATCTTGATCTATTGTTACGATGCATATTGCGGCTGGTGTTACGGTTTCAGTCCTGTTATAAAAAAAATCAGCGAGGCATATCAACAAAAACTTCATTGCGAAGTATTAAGCGGCGGAATGATCTTACCTGAGCAACCGGTGCATATCCGTGTAACGGCTGGTTATATTCAGGAAGCTTACAAAACCGTGGAAGACTATACAGGAATAAAGTTTGGCGAAGATTATCTCTGGCATATCAAAAATCCTGAAGAAAGCGATTGGTTTCCTTCTTCTGAAAAGCCGGCTATTGCATTAAGTATTTTTAAAGAACTTTTTCCTGAGCAACAGGCACAATTTGCTTCCGATCTGCAATACAGTCTGCACTATGAAGGAAGAGATCTAACGGATAACGAAGCTTACCGTCATTTACTTGAAAAGTATAATATTGATGCAGACGATTTTTACATCAGGCTTAAATCAGAAGAATACAAAGAGAAAGCTTATTACGAATTTCAACTGTGTAAGCAATTGCAGGTAACAGGCTTCCCACAAGTACTGATACAGGTAACAGAAACAAAATTCCATCTGCTTGCAAGAGGTTATACCGATTACGATACACTCAGTAAACGCATCGATCTTGTTTTAACAGAAATAGAAAATCATTCATACAATTAA